One part of the Bacillus sp. FJAT-27916 genome encodes these proteins:
- a CDS encoding M20/M25/M40 family metallo-hydrolase encodes MSIGHWNTKEGILDILLRLVRVPSVTGTRGELRMEEEIVSILMELPYYQQHPEYIFKKAIKHDVLERKAVACLYKGNNEANRTIILLSHYDVVGVEDFGRLTSLAFSPIDYTRALEREELPEDAKEDLQSGEWIFGRGIMDMKAGLAAQMALISEVCQKEDLGYNLLLLATPDEERYSAGMFAGVELLDEIRSQYGLNYELTICSEPSFGAYPGDRSKYFYTGSVGKMLPLIYCIGTETHVGEPLEGLNAAWMASVYAERAELATVFLEQAQGERNPLPTTLKLTDLKESYDVQTPTSAYILLNILTLLQTPEEVMGKLKKIGQDSSEYIGERLEKTYQALGYEDGVSARKIVKPQVYTYWELYEKGLKEHGSAFRQAIEEHVKKLEQDLGANMGKLTAAIAGVISSYFKSLAPFYLIMLSPPYYPHVYLKDGERDERARAVVAGCIDKAKKDYNEEIGIISYFPGLSDVSYFRLRDRDKVAKVLEKEMPLYGEGYDIPLELIAGLDVPTVNIGPYGKDAHKRTERLHIPFSTEVLPALLKHAVYMY; translated from the coding sequence ATGAGTATAGGGCATTGGAATACAAAAGAAGGTATTTTAGACATATTGCTCCGATTGGTGAGAGTTCCAAGTGTGACAGGTACAAGGGGAGAGCTTCGGATGGAGGAGGAGATTGTCTCTATCCTAATGGAATTGCCATATTATCAGCAGCATCCCGAGTATATTTTCAAAAAGGCAATTAAGCATGATGTGCTTGAGCGGAAGGCTGTTGCCTGTTTGTATAAAGGAAATAATGAAGCTAATCGTACGATCATTCTATTAAGCCATTATGACGTGGTTGGGGTAGAGGACTTTGGGCGGCTTACATCATTGGCCTTTTCACCAATTGATTATACAAGAGCATTGGAGCGGGAGGAGCTGCCAGAGGATGCCAAGGAGGATCTCCAGTCAGGTGAATGGATCTTCGGCAGGGGCATCATGGATATGAAAGCCGGACTAGCTGCGCAGATGGCTTTGATATCAGAGGTTTGTCAGAAAGAGGATCTTGGATACAATCTTTTGCTATTGGCAACCCCGGATGAAGAACGTTATTCAGCAGGAATGTTTGCCGGGGTCGAATTATTGGATGAGATTCGCTCGCAATATGGATTGAATTATGAACTGACGATTTGTTCAGAGCCGAGCTTTGGAGCGTATCCTGGTGATCGGTCAAAGTATTTCTATACTGGATCGGTTGGAAAAATGCTTCCGCTTATCTATTGTATAGGGACGGAAACGCATGTAGGGGAGCCGTTAGAAGGACTGAATGCTGCATGGATGGCGAGTGTGTATGCTGAGAGAGCCGAGCTTGCGACAGTCTTTCTTGAACAGGCACAAGGGGAACGGAATCCTCTGCCAACGACTCTAAAGCTGACAGACTTGAAGGAATCCTATGATGTTCAAACACCGACGAGTGCCTATATCCTGCTAAATATCTTGACACTCCTTCAAACCCCGGAGGAAGTGATGGGCAAGCTGAAGAAAATCGGTCAGGACAGCAGTGAGTACATTGGAGAACGATTGGAGAAAACGTATCAAGCATTGGGCTATGAAGATGGAGTCAGTGCACGCAAGATTGTTAAGCCACAGGTGTATACGTATTGGGAGTTATATGAAAAGGGGCTAAAGGAGCATGGAAGTGCATTCCGTCAGGCCATTGAAGAGCATGTGAAGAAGCTTGAACAGGATTTAGGAGCCAATATGGGGAAATTGACAGCGGCCATTGCAGGAGTGATTTCTTCCTATTTTAAGTCGTTGGCACCCTTCTACTTAATTATGCTTTCACCTCCTTATTATCCTCATGTGTACTTAAAGGATGGAGAAAGGGATGAGCGTGCTAGAGCAGTAGTTGCTGGCTGCATCGATAAGGCGAAGAAGGATTATAATGAAGAGATTGGAATCATATCTTATTTCCCTGGCCTATCGGATGTAAGTTATTTCCGTCTCCGCGACAGAGATAAGGTTGCTAAGGTGCTGGAGAAGGAGATGCCTTTATATGGTGAGGGTTATGATATACCGCTTGAATTAATTGCCGGTCTTGATGTGCCGACAGTGAATATTGGTCCATATGGCAAGGATGCTCATAAACGGACAGAGCGATTGCATATTCCATTTTCTACGGAAGTATTGCCAGCTCTTCTCAAACA
- the menC gene encoding o-succinylbenzoate synthase, which yields MRIKEINLHHIQMKLKNPFTNSFSTVKDRRFIIIEAVLEDGLTGWGECVAFEHPWYTEETIYTCAHLLKDVLIPSVMNKPIRHPDDLTALFAPVRRNPMAKSALEGAVWDLYAKKNGLSLAKALGGEKKRIEAGISIGLKETDEELFSTIDEALKQGYKRIKLKIKPGQDLSLISKVRTRYPSLPIMADANSAYTLADLERLRGLDQYDLMMIEQPLAYNDLYEHALLQKELHTKICLDESIQSAHDALQAIQFGSCQVINLKIGRVGGLSESLKILKLCEEAGIDVWCGGMLETGISRAHTIALASMNAVNLPGDISSTQNYWHQDITIPEVVVSNGYIEVPENPGTGFEIDRKALEAFTIHKECFHA from the coding sequence ATGCGAATAAAAGAAATAAATCTTCATCATATACAGATGAAGCTAAAGAACCCATTCACCAATAGCTTCAGTACTGTGAAAGATCGGCGCTTTATTATCATCGAAGCCGTTCTGGAGGATGGACTAACAGGATGGGGAGAATGTGTTGCCTTCGAACATCCTTGGTACACGGAAGAAACCATTTATACATGTGCGCACCTATTAAAGGATGTACTCATCCCCTCCGTAATGAATAAGCCAATCCGCCACCCGGATGATCTAACCGCCCTCTTCGCTCCTGTACGGCGAAACCCAATGGCGAAAAGCGCTTTGGAAGGAGCTGTCTGGGATCTTTATGCGAAGAAGAACGGTCTTTCACTGGCAAAGGCTTTAGGCGGAGAGAAGAAACGAATTGAAGCAGGTATTAGTATCGGCTTGAAGGAAACAGATGAGGAGCTTTTCAGTACTATTGACGAGGCTCTTAAACAGGGCTATAAGCGTATCAAATTAAAGATTAAGCCTGGCCAGGATCTATCGCTCATCAGCAAGGTCCGCACTCGCTATCCAAGCCTTCCAATCATGGCAGATGCCAACTCAGCCTATACATTGGCAGACTTAGAACGACTTCGCGGGCTTGACCAATATGATTTAATGATGATTGAACAGCCGCTTGCCTATAATGACTTATACGAGCATGCTCTGTTGCAAAAAGAATTACACACAAAAATCTGCCTTGATGAAAGCATCCAATCCGCTCATGACGCCCTGCAAGCAATCCAATTCGGCAGCTGCCAGGTCATCAATCTGAAAATCGGACGCGTCGGCGGACTATCTGAATCCTTGAAAATTCTCAAGCTATGTGAGGAAGCTGGCATTGACGTCTGGTGCGGAGGAATGCTCGAGACGGGAATCAGCCGGGCACATACGATTGCCCTTGCTTCCATGAATGCAGTCAATCTCCCTGGAGATATCTCCAGCACCCAAAATTACTGGCATCAGGATATCACCATTCCAGAGGTTGTTGTATCAAATGGCTATATTGAAGTACCAGAAAATCCTGGTACAGGCTTTGAGATTGACCGCAAAGCGCTTGAAGCCTTCACGATTCACAAAGAGTGCTTCCATGCATAA
- a CDS encoding beta-class carbonic anhydrase yields the protein MNTLDEIMAYNREFVDKKEYTPYKTDKFPDKKMVVISCMDTRLVELLPKAMNISNGDVKIIKTAGAIVNHPFGSVMRSVLVAIHALGAEEVFVVGHEDCGMSTIDPDVFIDKMKDNGVPEETFQTLENVGIKVNSWVKGFSNVQESVNESVNLIKNHPLIPAHIPVTGMVINPETGKLSIVTDGYEVLDEK from the coding sequence ATGAATACATTAGATGAAATTATGGCCTACAATCGTGAATTTGTAGATAAGAAGGAATATACGCCATATAAGACCGATAAGTTTCCTGACAAGAAGATGGTTGTCATTAGCTGTATGGATACGAGGTTGGTGGAGCTGCTGCCGAAGGCGATGAATATTTCCAATGGAGATGTGAAGATCATCAAGACGGCAGGAGCTATTGTGAATCATCCGTTTGGGAGTGTGATGCGTTCTGTGCTTGTGGCCATTCATGCACTTGGTGCGGAGGAAGTGTTTGTCGTTGGACATGAGGATTGCGGGATGTCCACGATTGATCCTGATGTGTTCATTGATAAAATGAAAGACAATGGGGTGCCGGAGGAAACATTCCAGACATTAGAGAATGTAGGCATTAAGGTGAACAGCTGGGTGAAAGGATTCTCTAATGTTCAGGAAAGTGTGAATGAGAGCGTGAATTTGATTAAGAATCATCCCTTAATTCCGGCTCATATTCCTGTGACAGGGATGGTGATTAATCCGGAGACTGGGAAGCTGTCTATTGTGACCGATGGTTATGAAGTTCTTGATGAAAAATAA
- a CDS encoding amidohydrolase, with product MLKKKLKHLEPHVHSTYSHLHSHPEVSWNEKETAAYILQRLSEDGLKCTPFPSFPGLIAEIGTGRPVIAIRADMDALWQEKDGSFQAVHSCGHDAHMSIVLGTAALLKDSIGGLKGTIRFIFQPAEETGEGAIAVTKLGVVDDVDYLFGLHLRPIEELPLGAAAPAINHGASHHILGKIIGEDAHGARPHLGTSAIETGMMLNQLLSQIKLSPMNPHSVKLTRFEAGGENLNIIPGNAIFGIDARAQSNEDLNHLKVEIQRSIQALEEWYGITIEQEHQPDTTASIISKEAANHMETAIIDTLGRKGLHKTVVTPGSDDFHFYTKLRPNIKATMLALGADLTPGLHHPHMTFDHSCLMIGVEIMSRAVMETMKAES from the coding sequence ATCTTGAAGAAGAAATTGAAGCATCTCGAACCGCACGTACATTCAACATACTCCCATCTTCATTCCCACCCAGAGGTAAGCTGGAACGAGAAAGAAACTGCCGCATATATCCTTCAGCGACTAAGCGAAGATGGACTCAAATGCACCCCATTTCCCTCCTTCCCTGGCTTAATTGCTGAAATCGGCACCGGACGGCCCGTCATCGCCATCCGCGCGGATATGGACGCACTCTGGCAGGAGAAGGATGGCTCTTTCCAGGCTGTCCATTCCTGCGGGCATGATGCCCATATGTCCATCGTTCTTGGAACAGCAGCACTCTTAAAAGACAGCATCGGCGGCTTGAAAGGCACCATCCGTTTCATCTTTCAGCCTGCCGAGGAAACAGGCGAGGGAGCTATCGCTGTCACAAAGCTCGGCGTCGTAGATGATGTCGATTATTTATTCGGCCTCCACCTGCGCCCAATCGAGGAACTGCCGCTCGGAGCCGCCGCCCCTGCTATCAATCATGGGGCAAGCCATCACATCCTCGGCAAAATCATCGGTGAAGACGCCCATGGAGCCAGGCCCCACCTCGGCACAAGCGCCATCGAAACCGGCATGATGCTCAACCAATTGCTCAGCCAAATCAAACTATCACCCATGAACCCGCACTCCGTCAAACTGACCCGTTTTGAAGCAGGCGGGGAGAACTTAAACATCATCCCCGGCAACGCCATTTTCGGCATTGACGCCAGGGCTCAATCAAACGAAGACCTTAACCACCTCAAAGTTGAAATCCAGCGCTCCATCCAAGCACTTGAGGAATGGTACGGAATCACCATTGAACAAGAACACCAGCCAGACACAACGGCTTCCATCATCTCAAAAGAAGCTGCCAACCATATGGAAACCGCCATCATCGACACTCTCGGCAGAAAAGGATTACACAAAACCGTTGTCACCCCAGGCAGCGACGATTTTCACTTCTACACAAAATTACGTCCAAACATCAAAGCAACCATGCTCGCACTCGGCGCCGATCTCACCCCCGGCCTGCACCATCCGCATATGACCTTTGACCATTCCTGTTTGATGATTGGCGTAGAAATCATGTCGCGGGCTGTTATGGAAACAATGAAGGCTGAATCATAA
- a CDS encoding carbohydrate kinase family protein, translating into MSKLVSIGEVLIDFIPQENGVGLKDVNRFEKAPGGAPANVAAAVSRYGQSAKMVTKLGEDAFGDFLIDTLENAGVDTKSVLRTSEANTGLAFVSLNSDGERDFSFYRNPSADLLLQAEEIEDNLMEQGDILHFCSVDLVESPMKYAHEKLIKQTHRNKGIISFDPNVRLPLWNDHESCRKTILAFLPQSHIVKVSDEELEFITGIKDESAGLQSLFTGHVKVVVYTKGSKGAYIITRNHSTFKEAYKVTAVDTTGAGDAFIGGFLSCLLRDGVTINNLEKYAEEHSNHLLTFSNASGALTTTKKGGISALPTLEEILAML; encoded by the coding sequence ATGTCCAAATTAGTGAGTATCGGTGAAGTGTTAATTGACTTTATCCCTCAAGAAAACGGGGTAGGATTAAAGGACGTCAATCGTTTTGAAAAAGCACCTGGTGGTGCACCAGCAAATGTAGCTGCTGCGGTATCCCGATATGGGCAATCGGCTAAGATGGTTACGAAATTAGGTGAAGATGCATTTGGTGACTTTCTAATAGATACTTTAGAGAATGCTGGGGTCGACACTAAATCGGTATTAAGAACAAGCGAAGCTAATACAGGGTTGGCCTTTGTTTCATTGAACAGTGACGGAGAACGAGATTTTAGCTTCTATCGTAATCCTTCTGCCGATTTATTATTACAAGCAGAAGAAATAGAAGACAATTTAATGGAACAAGGCGATATTCTTCACTTCTGTTCAGTCGATTTAGTAGAATCACCCATGAAATATGCTCATGAAAAGTTAATTAAACAGACTCATAGGAATAAAGGGATTATTAGTTTTGACCCTAATGTCCGTTTACCGCTCTGGAATGACCACGAAAGCTGCAGAAAGACGATATTAGCCTTTCTCCCTCAATCTCATATTGTGAAGGTTTCAGATGAAGAATTGGAATTCATAACAGGAATAAAGGATGAATCTGCGGGCTTACAATCACTATTTACTGGGCATGTTAAGGTCGTGGTATATACAAAAGGGAGCAAAGGCGCCTACATCATCACTAGAAACCATTCAACCTTTAAAGAAGCATATAAAGTTACCGCTGTGGATACAACAGGTGCAGGAGATGCGTTCATTGGAGGATTTTTATCTTGTTTACTACGTGATGGCGTGACAATTAACAATCTAGAGAAATATGCTGAAGAACATAGTAATCATCTTCTAACCTTTTCAAATGCAAGCGGAGCACTTACGACTACTAAAAAAGGCGGAATTAGCGCACTACCAACGCTAGAAGAAATTCTCGCTATGCTATAA